One stretch of Heliangelus exortis chromosome 24, bHelExo1.hap1, whole genome shotgun sequence DNA includes these proteins:
- the PIGV gene encoding GPI mannosyltransferase 2 isoform X1, giving the protein MELGSRQDPQLREVVRFAVCCRALTLLLQALFNFLIPDHAADAFSPPRLSDPGPWDLLVEQLLGGLSHWDAEHFLFIAERGYLYEHNCAFFPLYPLCLRAVAEAAPGPLRQLLRLRSRLLLSVVLLNSLFSILAAAALFKLGCSVLRCRGTAFLAALLFSIGPANVFMAAAYSESIFAALSFSAMWQLEQGQGCLSTVLFSLASGARANGVLNAGFFLYSRGQRFALQLQVGSGAPRTFPPLWKRLLSLVSSALLLCAAVFLPFALFQYYAYVKFCGPSPERDVPEPLLQLALDKGYRLAATEGVQPPWCSQRFPVVYSYIQDIYWNVGFLRYFEFRQIPNFLLASPVTLLGLWAAWTYVTANPRHCLTLGLERRKAEGEDKPRAGFCSPAVFVYVVHATVLLVFGFFCMHVQVLTRFLCSSSPVLYWFCAHLLQEHEPLLRNKGTDEQTVTPLTGNDPGPGGESSCGNPLLGLLRGRGSIAPLSRGLLGFFLTYCLLGLALHCNSLPWT; this is encoded by the exons atggagctggggagcaggcaggaccCCCAGCTCCGAGAGGTCGTGCGGTTTGCGGTGTGCTGCAGGGCCCTGACACTTCTGCTGCAG gctcTCTTTAACTTCCTGATCCCAGATCATGCTGCAGACGCCTTCTCCCCCCCTCGCCTGTCAGATCCTGGCCCCTGGGACTTGCtggtggagcagctgctgggcgGGCTCTCCCACTGGGATGCCGAGCACTTCCTCTTCATCGCCGAGCGGGGTTACCTGTACGAGCACAACTGCGCCTTCTTCCCGCTCTACCCCCTCTGCCTGCGCGCCGTGGCCGAGGCTGCTCCGGGGCCCCTCCGGCAGCTGCTGCGCTTGCGGAGCCGCCTCCTGCTCTCCGTTGTCCTCCTCAATTCCCTCTTCTCCATCCTGGCAGCCGCTGCCCTCTTCAAGCTGGGCTGCTCCGTGCTGCGGTGCCGCGGGACGGCTTTCCTGGCAGCCCTGCTCTTCTCCATCGGCCCCGCCAACGTCTTCATGGCAGCCGCTTACTCAGAGAGCATCTTTGCCGCGCTGTCCTTCAGCGCCAtgtggcagctggagcaggggcagggctgCCTCAGCACGGTGCTCTTCTCCCTGGCATCCGGGGCGCGCGCCAACGGGGTCCTCAACGCCGGCTTCTTCCTCTACTCCCGCGGGCAGCGCTTTGCCCTCCAGCTGCAGGTGGGTTCGGGAGCGCCGAGGACGTTCCCTCCCTTGTGGAAGCGACTCCTTAGCCTGGTGTCTTCGGccctgctgctgtgtgctgctgttttcctgccttttgctttatttcagtATTATGCCTACGTAAAGTTCTGTGGTCCCAGCCCGGAGCGGGATGTTCCGGAGCCGCTGTTGCAGCTGGCTCTGGACAAGGGCTATCGTCTGGCGGCCACCGAAGGGGTTCAACCCCCGTGGTGCTCCCAGCGATTCCCCGTGGTTTATTCCTATATTCAAGACATTTACTGGAACGTTGGATTCCTCAGGTATTTCGAGTTCAGACAGATCCCAAATTTCTTGCTCGCTTCGCCTGTCACACTCCTGGGCTTGTGGGCTGCCTGGACCTATGTCACTGCAAACCCCCGGCACTGCCTAACTCTTGGTttagagagaagaaaagctgaaggagaagacAAACCAAGAGCAGGATTCTGCAGCCCCGCGGTCTTCGTGTACGTGGTCCATGCCACGGTCCTGCTGGTGTTTGGGTTCTTCTGCATGCACGTGCAG GTGCTGACCCgtttcctctgctcctcctcaccCGTCCTCTACTGGTTCTGCGCtcacctgctgcaggagcacGAACCTTTGCTGCGGAACAAAGGGACTGATGAGCAAACCGTGACACCGCTCACCGGGAACGATCCCGGTCCTGGCGGGGAAAGTTCCTGCGGGAACcccctcctggggctgctgcggggccgCGGCTCCATCGCCCCGCTCAGCCGGGGCCTGCTCGGCTTCTTCCTCACCTACTGCCTGCTGGGCCTGGCTCTGCACTGTAACTCCCTGCCCTGGACGTAG
- the PIGV gene encoding GPI mannosyltransferase 2 isoform X2 — MELGSRQDPQLREVVRFAVCCRALTLLLQVLTRFLCSSSPVLYWFCAHLLQEHEPLLRNKGTDEQTVTPLTGNDPGPGGESSCGNPLLGLLRGRGSIAPLSRGLLGFFLTYCLLGLALHCNSLPWT, encoded by the exons atggagctggggagcaggcaggaccCCCAGCTCCGAGAGGTCGTGCGGTTTGCGGTGTGCTGCAGGGCCCTGACACTTCTGCTGCAG GTGCTGACCCgtttcctctgctcctcctcaccCGTCCTCTACTGGTTCTGCGCtcacctgctgcaggagcacGAACCTTTGCTGCGGAACAAAGGGACTGATGAGCAAACCGTGACACCGCTCACCGGGAACGATCCCGGTCCTGGCGGGGAAAGTTCCTGCGGGAACcccctcctggggctgctgcggggccgCGGCTCCATCGCCCCGCTCAGCCGGGGCCTGCTCGGCTTCTTCCTCACCTACTGCCTGCTGGGCCTGGCTCTGCACTGTAACTCCCTGCCCTGGACGTAG